In the genome of Misgurnus anguillicaudatus chromosome 11, ASM2758022v2, whole genome shotgun sequence, one region contains:
- the hps6 gene encoding BLOC-2 complex member HPS6: protein MTRLELEQVTDFGDFTRGTDLKELLKQAYSNVASQSLSDVRLSPDGRHIHVIVREPTSGLMTYDRYHKPHLMQCQKHADLMLTRSVSIVDVIYIAQSKEDGACVLAVIFENGKAEFWKFLECRPGWQLLQTVDLCNSPAAKVVSVCICGNFIVWCEERPSCESPCSNFKYCVCKQTIEVNEGGVSLGGVKIALFNNPRYTAITSGDLVYLLPDLTDVFKVFLAWSPESDTFTVHSTCRGSLLMKSSNKESSDFKRLVAGCIGILSTINPPDICGFSPAGCGDLLLLLSTRWVCIMKRDGSLLKIYKLPDNCLSTGGTQNSLNMYNEILALTVGRTLFLIDTKCGLEIERISLKKEGLLFVNSLDSQSPQMLSETGLFIVTPRELDAKPKPNSIAVDSSTLLVEAVFEEACKYYQQRSLSSAQLTVEKLKKGGMFQAPISLAAILGDYLSNQKSKSAEKKSSGQERLMNSLEAELRSLVMLEDMKTSMVKASEKDVESYCESLVQQEVCRLLSAEIDKENLQYLNSIFNLFPTESWHAVQATLQLGCNGEGSLSSKASAELWKIILNPIQQTANFAHCNNQQKRTTGNVVLPVFELLCHSIYKFQPGWMPRFVELAHQQAGNSSTSSWSYGVKESSESLPLYKRALMALPCKDQHLEVELLLCSQRPNAIMQALRILIEQRRWERATQVAEKFCRQSPFLNKEIFSALLCEVSQHRDLDPYLDLLWTLCPEDMSVTSILNIVLTNLPSSEQNLGPFEAQGGQVTIGLLKPLLRKVLQRETKPSQRYADILQSPTRPPPTPPRQAKGLPRLGAELDNELQETKQRGSPGAQMTPQASLG from the coding sequence ATGACTCGACTTGAATTAGAGCAAGTTACCGATTTCGGCGATTTCACGAGGGGAACGGATTTAAAGGAGCTTTTAAAACAGGCGTACTCCAACGTCGCTTCTCAAAGCCTGTCAGATGTTCGTCTGAGTCCAGATGGACGTCACATTCATGTCATCGTGCGTGAGCCCACGAGCGGTCTTATGACATATGACAGATACCACAAACCCCATTTAATGCAATGTCAGAAGCACGCTGATCTAATGCTGACCCGCAGTGTCTCGATAGTGGATGTCATTTACATCGCCCAAAGCAAAGAAGACGGAGCATGCGTACTTGCAGTCATTTTTGAGAACGGAAAAGCAGAATTTTGGAAATTCCTAGAGTGCAGGCCGGGATGGCAATTACTCCAGACTGTGGATCTGTGTAACAGCCCAGCAGCAAAAGTGGtatctgtgtgtatttgtgGGAATTTCATTGTTTGGTGTGAGGAGAGACCCTCATGTGAAAGCCCTTGCAGCAACTTCAAATACTGTGTCTGCAAACAGACTATAGAAGTAAATGAGGGGGGTGTCAGTTTGGGAGGTGTTAAAATTGCATTATTCAATAATCCTCGATACACTGCTATCACTTCTGGGGATTTGGTGTACCTTTTACCAGACCTGACTGATGTTTTCAAAGTTTTTCTAGCGTGGTCCCCTGAATCTGACACTTTTACAGTCCACAGTACCTGTCGTGGTTCACTTCTAATGAAAAGTTCAAACAAAGAATCGTCTGATTTTAAGAGACTAGTTGCAGGCTGCATTGGTATTCTCTCCACCATAAATCCTCCTGATATCTGTGGATTCTCACCTGCTGGATGTGGAGACCTCCTGCTTCTCCTCAGCACCAGATGGGTGTGCATTATGAAGAGGGATGGCAGTCTATTAAAGATATACAAATTGCCTGACAATTGCCTGAGCACTGGTGGAACACAAAATAGCCTGAATATGTATAACGAAATCCTGGCACTAACAGTAGGCAGGACCCTTTTTTTGATAGATACTAAATGTGGTCTGGAAATCGAAAGAATAAGTCTGAAAAAGGAGGGCCTTCTCTTTGTAAACTCTTTGGACAGTCAATCTCCACAAATGCTTTCAGAGACCGGGTTATTTATAGTTACACCAAGAGAACTGGATGCTAAACCAAAGCCAAATTCAATAGCCGTTGACTCGAGCACATTGTTGGTAGAGGCCGTGTTTGAGGAGGCATGTAAGTATTATCAGCAAAGAAGTCTCAGTAGCGCACAGCTCACAGTGGAGAAGCTCAAAAAAGGGGGGATGTTTCAAGCCCCCATATCCCTGGCTGCCATCCTCGGGGATTACCTTAGCAACCAGAAGAGCAAATCTGCAGAGAAAAAGTCCTCGGGTCAAGAGAGGTTGATGAACTCTCTTGAAGCAGAGCTAAGGAGTCTTGTTATGCTAGAGGACATGAAAACATCAATGGTGAAGGCTTCTGAAAAAGATGTGGAAAGCTACTGTGAAAGCCTGGTGCAGCAGGAAGTTTGCAGACTGCTCAGCGCTGAAATCGACAAGGAAAACCTTCAATACCTGAACAGCATCTTCAATCTCTTTCCCACTGAGTCCTGGCACGCCGTGCAGGCCACTCTGCAGTTAGGGTGCAATGGTGAAGGTTCACTGTCCTCTAAAGCCTCCGCTGAATTGTGGAAGATTATACTCAACCCCATCCAGCAAACGGCAAACTTCGCTCACTGCAACAATCAACAGAAACGCACTACAGGGAATGTTGTACTTCCGGTCTTTGAGCTCCTTTGCCACTCCATCTATAAATTCCAGCCAGGCTGGATGCCAAGGTTTGTTGAGCTGGCACACCAGCAGGCTGGCAATTCTTCCACTTCTTCGTGGAGTTACGGTGTTAAGGAGAGCTCCGAGAGCTTGCCACTTTACAAGAGGGCTTTAATGGCACTTCCATGTAAAGACCAACACCTGGAAGTGGAGCTGCTCTTGTGCAGTCAACGACCCAATGCGATAATGCAAGCTTTGCGAATCCTCATTGAACAGCGCAGATGGGAGCGCGCCACGCAAGTCGCCGAGAAGTTTTGCCGCCAGAGCCCGTTTCTAAACAAGGAGATTTTTAGCGCTCTGTTGTGTGAAGTGTCCCAGCACAGGGACCTAGACCCTTATTTGGATCTGTTGTGGACTCTGTGCCCAGAGGACATGAGCGTTACGAGCATACTCAATATTGTATTGACAAACCTCCCGTCTTCAGAACAGAACTTAGGACCTTTTGAGGCTCAGGGAGGCCAGGTCACAATCGGGCTTTTGAAACCACTGCTCAGGAAAGTTCTCCAAAGGGAGACTAAACCTAGTCAAAGGTACGCAGACATCCTTCAGTCACCTACCCGACCTCCTCCGACTCCTCCGCGTCAGGCAAAGGGACTTCCAAGGCTTGGTGCTGAGCTGGACAATGAGTTGCAGGAAACCAAGCAAAGGGGTTCCCCTGGAGCCCAAATGACACCCCAAGCCAGTTTGGGCTGA